The genomic stretch CCTTCATATATTACTAGATTATGTAATTGATCAAAAGGAAGACGAAGAAGGCGGAGACTTAAATTTTTGCAGTTATTATCCATCTAAAGAGGTTATGTTAAAGCGAATTGAGTATTTTTCAACTAAAAGTAATCAAGCATTAAAGGATTTAAAAGACTATCGTTTTCATAGAATGATTTGTCAAGGATTACTCGGAATTTACTTAGCTGATAAAAAAATGGCAGGTCCAGATGAAATGAAAAGGATTAGACGAGGGATTGTTAAGAACGGTGGATTAACGTCATTCTTTTTCTACGGAAATGCTAAGTTATATTTTAAATTAAAAGAATTAAAAGCGAGTAGCAAAAGAGTAAAGGCATCGGTTTAAATGAATGTTTCATTAGTTAACAAAAAGTAATGCTAAATATACAAAAAAAGCCTTAGCTTCATTTTCGAGAGCAAAGGCTTTTTTTGAGGTTATTACCTAGTATTTATATCTGTTCTTTAACAATTTTTTCTTCTAACATATCTTCTTCATCTGATTTTGTAGATAAAACTTCTTTTTTCAAAAACCAAGTTAAGACAAAGGCAATGATCGCAATGATAAATGAGTACATGTAAATATGCTGGAATGATTCAATGAATAATGTTTTAATTTGTGTTAATAGTTCAGTTGGTAAGCCGTGAGGAACACCAGCACCAGCTAAACCTTTCATATTTGAAGCCATGCTTTCAGGAAGTTTATCACCTAAACTTTGTAATTTGGATATAAGTGTCGATGATAGTAAATTACCAAAGAGACTTACCCCGACTGTAGCACCAATTGTTTGGAATAATGGAACAGTCGAAAGAGCAATCCCTTTATTTTCTTTTTCAACAGACTCCTGAACAATGAGATTATCTCCCCCAAATAATACTCCTAACCCAAGACCTGTAATGAAAAAGAAGATAATTATTTGAATAATAGTTGTATGAATACTCATATGAGAAAACAGGTAGAATCCGATGATCGGCATAATAAATGCAATACCAAATAGTTCTCGGTAGCGCACTTTTGTTAGTAGAAATCCACTGATCATAGCTGACCCAACAGCTCCTACCATCATTGGTAATGTCAAGTAGCCTGCATGCGTTGGAGTAAGTCCTAGCACGTTTTGTGCAAAATATGGGAAGGAAGAAAAAGATCCCATTAAGCCGATTCCAACTGTAAAGACAATTAAAGATAATACAAGTATGTTACGGTTTTTAAACAAGTGCAGTGGAACAATTGGTTCTTTTACTTTCGACTCGACCAAAATAAAAACGCCAATTAAAACGGCTCCTAAACAAAGAAGACCAATAATTAATGGGGACCCCCAAGTGTAACCATTATTTTCAACAAGAACTGGTGTGATTAACAATGAGACAATTGTAGCAACTAATAAAAATGCCCCGCCCCAATCAATAACGACTTGTTTCTTCATCGTTGTTTCACGTAATCCACTTGCAAGAAGAAGTGCAGCTATAATACCAACAGGGATATTAACAAAGAAAATCCAATGCCAAT from Arthrobacter citreus encodes the following:
- a CDS encoding MFS transporter — translated: MESISKYKEPVLANKSSKILVMMGLIIGLIFSELDETVVNTAMPTIIRDLGGLAMYGWVGGVYMLTMSAFMPILGKLADLMGRKKIYLMSMAFFIGGSIVCGFSHSMTLLLIGRGIQGLGAGGLMPLAMTISSDLFPVEQRAKVQGFMGPIMFIPMLLGPLMGGYFVDQVNWHWIFFVNIPVGIIAALLLASGLRETTMKKQVVIDWGGAFLLVATIVSLLITPVLVENNGYTWGSPLIIGLLCLGAVLIGVFILVESKVKEPIVPLHLFKNRNILVLSLIVFTVGIGLMGSFSSFPYFAQNVLGLTPTHAGYLTLPMMVGAVGSAMISGFLLTKVRYRELFGIAFIMPIIGFYLFSHMSIHTTIIQIIIFFFITGLGLGVLFGGDNLIVQESVEKENKGIALSTVPLFQTIGATVGVSLFGNLLSSTLISKLQSLGDKLPESMASNMKGLAGAGVPHGLPTELLTQIKTLFIESFQHIYMYSFIIAIIAFVLTWFLKKEVLSTKSDEEDMLEEKIVKEQI